The genomic region gttggacaaggggcatataggctccaaacactagaaggggaaatgatcccaagatcctggaatgtaacccatttaaaattattccatatgtaaagtccAGATCAAGCTACAATCAGGTACAAACTCATATCATTACTGAACCTGATGTGCTACCTGAAAAAGTACGTGTTTTATATGCTCTGTATGCAACTCATATCTATATATTtaactaacccaatttctcttatcttttgaatcctgaacaattatacatgataaatgtttatatgcataaatattcaggattgagggctactctacgaTATATCAAAATACAAAACTTACCGCACTTAATTGTgactgacgagttggtaaccatcaccggatacagtaaatgtcaggaccaatcaggcatgaaataattgcctgacctgactaggtttactgcaaaTGTTTACaaacggctggacgcagcaagacgatGGAAGGGTGTGTCATCCCAACCATTTAGTCTAAAAGCCttcctgacaggccgaataccaagccctccagtcaggcaggggacataagccctcctgacaggccggttttcccacccattcaaccattatggcaaaaaaccacacttggttgaattactcacgacAGTTCAAATAACAGGATAAATAAAAAATGCTTTACAGGTTaaccaaacaaaaattttgaCAGGTCCAACAGGATTGGAAAAAGCAAAATTCACAGGTTCAAACAAATAAGCAGAATCAGCCAAAGAAGGCCACAACGATtatattaataaagcccttaccacctggggcaaaggcaccaaaatattcataaggGCCAGGGATAGTCTCCATGACCTGGATagagacaaaagaaataaaattgtttgtccaCGGACATCCCCCCTAGATGGGCCAAATATCAACCaagaaaaaaatcaaattacTGTTTCTCCTTGGAAACAACACGAGCACtcccactcttagccggatcagcatCAACGTCCTGCTCCCCCGGAGAATCAGCCTCCTGTTCATTTCCcatgttatgcaggtcaggatactttgaagcagcaaaagccatctcagcttcagggttccattttTCCCTGGCCTCGAGAGGATCTGACATGGCAGCAACCTTCCCCTTAATATAGAAATAAAAGGAAGCATCATCAGTTTTGAACTCCAATTCATCCCTCTCCTAGGTGAGCTCTTCATTCCTGTCCAAAGCTTCCTGCAAAAGCCGCTTACTTGAATCTGCCTCGGCCTTAGCAGCATCCTTCTCATCCTGAGCCTTcaccaagtcagcagctttagcagctAGATCAGCCCGTATAAAGTCTAGTTCAGATTTCGGCCTATCATAATcggatctcatcagatcaatcctggttaccaaagaagtagcctgataggcgttaTGGAGACAGGCCGCAACACCCCGACCAAAAACAGAAAAAAATATAATGAATATtataccccaataataaaaatacataccCAAACAAAATACATATAATGACAAAAATAGCGTACCTTCCTCacagcagccaaggcacctgCCAAAAGGCTGATTGAGTGATCCACTAAAGCAACCGCCCGAGTAGCAgtttcaacagggtcaagggtaagCATGAGATCTGACTTagaagcagcataatccctgatcttcaccctagtAGCCTCCATATTATCCACCCTGGCCTTCACTTCCCTGACTGGGGCAGATATATCAACGTCTTAAATTTTTCTTTTCTGGGCTGCTGAACGTGTTTCAGCAGAGGCAATAGGAATGGCAGTAACCTTAGAAGCATCAGGCTGTTCGGTCAGAtcaataacaggctcagcatCTCCGCTTTCCTGGGagccttcctccttaatcttagccaacctgactgagaggtcagccataccaaacctggcaatgCGAGTAGATGACCTAGTAGCTACAACACGAAACACTACATTAGCAATATAAACTAAGCATCACCAAAGAAACCAgaataagaagaaaaaagaagacaAGACggacttactgcctgaagtagaAGCACTAACAGCCCTGGAAGGTTTAGCCACCCTGGCAGTACCATCAGCCTTCAAACAGTCAGGAAGATGGCTAGCctcacaacagagaggccaagacctctccaaaggaggaatagcaaggaaagcagaaatatttgcagtgggatactcagtttcagtaacccaatcatcaactgcacacgtgagaggtatgacttattataaatttcattttatttttactaACGAATAAAACATGCAGGATAAGAGCAAAGATAAAAAACTGACCAGCAACACAAGCTTCGTAATTTAAATACGCCAGATCAGGACCCACGGAATTGGTCCCGACAAACATGTATCCAGCAGCCCAATTCTTAGCATGGCCGCTATCCAGATTGATCAAAAGGGGAGTAGtagaagccctgaccttaaaacgtATATGGCCAGGGCTGTTAGTTTTGACAGCATAACAAGCCTTCAGATCATTAAGAGAAAACGAGATATTATGCTTCTTGCAAAGGTATTCAACAGAACAAACcaccttccacaccataggcatcaaatgataagaaggaacgccaatttccttaataacctcaaccataagaggggaaaagggaagcttacaacctgccctgaaagcccagtcatgaatacagaaccaaccaggacacgcccagtcaggcctgataggagaattctcagggatccagacttcagcatcagcaaggatgatccccttatccttcagcaccttctcgaactcaggcttcaaacggtttacAAGAGACTGGTCATCTTTCAAAGCCTTTGTAGGCTTAAACTGGAAATCGCCATGAAAAAGTGAGATTATCTCTAGAGGAGAATCACTTGGATTATCAGCCACAGAAGATTGTGCAACAGAAGAAGGAGGCAAATTTTTAGAAGAGGTTTCTTCAGGATTTTGGGGAGGAGGAGTTCCAGGAGTCACCGCCCTGGTAGATTTCTTTTTCGCAGCCATTATTGAAAGATTATGAAAAATTAAGTGAAGGTTAAAAAACTTGAAATTAAGGGAAGATTGAAGAAGAAGATTATTAAGAGAGAAGAAGGGAGGCTATTCTGATGGAGATTAACTTAATGAAGTGAatgagtatttatagtagattaaattagggtttcaaccgcaagttggatggataatcattgaagtggttgcagtAAAACTACACGCGTCATAAACTGAAAAAAGTAGCCGTTACAGGAACTGATTAGGCATGATTCAACCGTTGAGTAATTTTCCAGAGAttgaagttatctccttattttttgtcctgacacatcgaaaataaggagataagggacAATTGTAGGCCTGAAAATCCGCAGATATCCCTGAATCAATGTATCACCTTAACCTGACTATCAGGCTgccagggtgtcaggctatcaggacacatgaagataggcgccaggccatggagaggacaacggtcaaaatatcaggacgatatcagaccaggaGCTTATATTACAAGAGGAATATACGCGCAACATTGAATAGGAAGATCTCGCAATTAATGCAGCAATTAAGGACGTAATATTGAGAATTATTGCGGGTAATTAAGGAGAATATTCCGCATTAATGCCaggatcaagcagccgttcagctAGTGCCTATATAAAGAGCATTTGGAAATCATTTGAAGAGAGACAAGACGAGAAATAGCAGACAATATTCATATACAAATCTTACATATTTACGTCCCATTGTGCTAAACATATAAtacaatagtgaaatcctctcctggcttggttcccgtggttttttcccatttaagggttttccacgtacaaaattctttgtcttgttattgttatttttatcatCTTTATATCTTTATATTCTGCTTTGATAACCTGACTAATAAACCatatagagctagttaaccctacctaaATCAACCCAGACCTGATCTTgacttgcgcaaaatccacacaaaacagtgTCATTGGATCATAGAGGTGACCAAACGATAAATCCAAAGGGTATGAGTTTGATATTTGGTCAAGGTCATAGTAGAGTAGGGCCGAAACTTTTGGTTCTGCGGCCAATAGGTCGAGCCGGTTTAAATTCGGACGTACACCCGGTTTCCCTACTAGCTTAGTGGATGGTCTAAAAATCTCCGAGGCTTTCGATCTTATGGGGATCGTTTAATGGGTAGAGAATCATGCAAGGTCGTCAATCAAACATTTCAtgatcaaacataacatgtgcactaGACTAGAACTTATAACAACAATTTAATCAACCAAATGAACTCATTAGGCATGAATCTACCCTCTAATTCTTTACCCTAATCTCCCATTAACCTTAGAAAGgttactactcactaatcatagcAAGAAGGAtgtaaaaaacaacaaacaaatacTCTAAACTAAGCATGGTGAGGAAACAAGTAAATAACAACTTAATGAAACATTAACAAGAGATTAAAGGGAGATTGAGAAATGATACCAACTAATGGAATAATAAAAGGAAGGAAATCTTGAATAGGAATGAAGACTTGTCACTAATCTTCAATACAAACATAAAGAAGTCCAAGAACAATGCTAGATCTAAAAGTACTGATAGAGTCAATTAATGTCAAGTCAATTAGTTGTGTTTAGTATATTTTTGTTATCAAATTCCGGGTTTTGAATATGAAATGTTGTATATGCCAGTTGATACACTTTGTTTACACTTTGGTTGTAACATTGGTTAACTGTAATTGTCATTGACTTATATGTCTTGAGGTTGGTGTAAGTGTATTATGTCGGTGACTTGAGGAGAATAAATCATTTTGCAAAAGCCAAGTAAAAGAGATCGAGATAtagacaagtcaaagtcaagggGTCAAACCCGAGCCATGGTCAACCAAGGTGAAGGAGGAGAGCTAAACGTAAGCCAAGGGAATAAGTAAAAAGTTAAGAGAAGTAAGTAAAAGGAAGAACTGAAGCCTTGACAtgcacaaacaagagccaaaatggaGAATTGAAAACTCGATTTCAGAAGCGTCAACTGCAAATTAGCATATCTCAAGTTCTCGAGATCGTATCGACGCAAGGCCAATTGGAGGTAAAAGCTTATGATCTTAGctttctaacggtaggtcacacgccttaTTTTTCTAAGAAACGTGGGAGATATGGCCTTCGAAAGAAGCTGCTGTCAGTCtgaagcgcagcctgcgcaaatgtGCGCACCCTGCGCTCTGCTCTGAATATCGGAACTCTAGTTCCGTGTTTTGGGCTTTCTTGAGGCACTTAACCTAGATTCTTGTGCCTCCCTATATATATCTAGAATTTTGAGATCTAAAAACTTTCTACTCTCATCTAAAAATCCATGTTTTTATCCTTAAGCTTGTAATAATTAAGACAATAATTCTCTTTAATTTATGTTAATCATTATTCAATTTGTGGGTTGTAAGAAAACTATGGAAGGCTGAATATTCCTTTACTTGGTGTAATTTCATTCAATGTTCTCAAATTTGGTATTGTAAGACCCTCTAatctctcttaatttatctaataCTCTTTCCTTGTGCTTAATTTCTTATGTTAAGTAATTGAATTTTTGGTTTGATTAACCTTACATCTTGcttacttgactagtgcaaatccTAGAAAAATGGTTTAGTCTATCTAGGATTTTTTATAGCAagtttgttgtatgttgatttggtttaaaggattcatataacaaataggaaagtttatgtatttttctcatttgtatggtttaatcttaggagaaattgatcctagcttcatcttttggttaaactcttaatgctcatgctcAGTCTCTTGTCATGGTTTAATGGCTTGTTGTCTAAGTTTGAAGGGTAtatgtagatggtttaatttacatgtatcaacatcttgagatGGTAGTATTGAGTAGATAATTTTAAGAGAGTAAAAAGGGTCAAGCTTTACTAATTGTTGGTTACTAAGAGAAAGTTATTCAATGAGGAGTAGTCTCAAGCGCAGCTGCAGCTCCGTCGAGCCAATCCAGCTACTTCTTTATGTTCATGCCGAAATAACTTTGGGCCTTGATTGAGGGCCTACGGGCCGGTTTGGAGACCATCAGCCGACACATGTCTTTGCTTTGCTTGCTTGCTTGCTTGTTGGGGCAGTCTACCGGGTGGGTTTGTTTATCTTTCCAGTTTTGGCGCAAACCCCCGGCCCGCACCGTCGTATCGCACCTGACTGTGATAGCCCTTTAGATACCTTTATTTCTTCCCAAATCGACCTGAATGGATTGCCCAAGTTctctttaatattgaattttCTTGCATGCTACTTGTTTGTTGAAAGCTCAATAGCAAAATCTCCATTGTTActctttttcatgttgtttccAAATCAAAGCTTTCTCCTTTTGTATTTCCTACAAGTTGAACATTGTTAATatccattgtttgtgattagttcCAATTGTTGAGTTCAAATTGTCATTAGTGTCTTAATTGGTAGTTTGAGTCTTAATTAGTGGTTAATAGTATACAATCCAAGTCTTTAGTTTAAAAGTCCTACTCTTGGGATCGACCCTTTcttgcactatattgctttatTAATTAGAGTAATCTAGAGTATTGTTTgacttataaattgttaatttggtagttaattctagtatttaagACACCTAGTATTTTTCCTATCAAGTACATTAAAAGTGATTAAGGAAAGACTGCATTAATTGGAGAAAGACTAAGTCTAATATAATCCTAATCTAAACTAAGGAGGCTTAGGCCCTTCTCTTTTGGATTGAAatggatctgatctgaactgaactgaaattataggatctgaacataacttataggatctgaactgaactgaacttataggatctgaactaaactaaacttataggatttTAATTGTAcctataggatctgaactgaattgaacttacaggatccgaatttaaattaatttaacttaactattattattgttgttgttgttgttgttgttgttgttgttgttgttcttgttgttgttattgttgttgttgttgttgttgttgttgttgttgttgttgttgttgttgttgttgttgttgttgttaatattattattttataattattaaatacggagtattacaatctcccCTCCCCATTTTCACTTCTTGCTACACCCCATGAGTTTGTAGAGGTAGTCTTTCACATCAATTGCATCCCCTATACCAGAAAAACCAAGCCATAAAAGCATATTACGTCTCACCTGTTGCGAGTATGGGCATCTAAAGTACAAGTGCCTATGAGTTTCTTGGGCTGCGTTGCAAAGGCAGCACCGGTTAACATGCATAAAACCACGCAAGTTGATGTTGTCGACCGTCGAAAGCTGTCGCTGCACAGCATGAATTGTGCACAAGCGGTGTTTGGGGATGATGATGGAGGCCTTAAGAACTTAAGCCCACCTCGTTTTCTTGCCACTGTCCCTGAAAATATGGTACGCCCTCCCAACGCTGAAATTACCATTTTTGACGCAGGAGTTCAGCAGCCGCTGTGCATTAGTAACCGAACCAGCAACTTCAagaagtattattattattattagtattattattattattattattattattattattattattattattattattattgttattgttattgttattgttattgttattgttattgttattgttattgttattgttattgttattgttattgttattgttattgttattgttattgttattgttattgttattgttattgttattgttattgttattgttattgttattgttattgttattattattattattattattattattattattattattattattattattattattattattattattattattattattattggtaaaaggttagcttatcattaaaaccaatgaacaaactattacaaactactcactcatggtacATTTTGAAGATAGGCCAAGCATAATTAGGAGCTAATTGAGCTAATCCATATCTTATCTCTACTCGCTTTCACAGAATTTAACCAAAATAATGTATGAGTTTTCATTACACTTCTAATATCATAAACTACTCTGTCAGGGAGACTAAGGAAGCCATCTACCCTAACTTGATTCCGCTGCAGCCAAATATGATAATGTAAAGCTTGTATCCATGCAATTGTAACCTTCTTCTTGACTTTGGCCCAAGGTTTTTTTTGGACCCAACTCAGCAACTGGACCTGTGGCAGATAAATATGCAGTAAAGCACTGAGTTTCTGCAGGAGTAATTTGGTGTACTGGCACTGCTGAAATAGGTGTACATGAGTTTCAGGTGCAGTACCACATAACAGGCATAAATCATCAGGGCTTATGCCTAATTGAAAAAGTCTGGACTTTAATTGCAAGGCCTCTCTAGCTATAAACCAGCTAACAATTGTGTGTTTTTGCACACTCCACCCATTCCAAATAGCCTTGTACCAGGGAACATGTGGCTGCTTCTGTCTGATCCATTGATACCCACCAGCAACAGTATAACCAGTAGGATGTGATAACCAATGGCCAGTATTAAAGCTCACAGTGAAAGCTTCTTTAATTCTGCAAATAGTCATCCAACTCCAAGATACATCAAGTTTTGGGGAGTAAGAAGACCAGGATTGTCCTTTCAGGTAGATGTGACTCACCCATCTAACCCATAGGCTATCAGGTTTTGTGTACACCCACCAGGCCAGCTTACCAATGGCAGTTGCATACCAATACAAGCTATTCCTAATTCCAAGCCCTCCCTCACATTTCGGAGTGCAAACTTTTTCCCAACTAACCTTAGGTGCTCTGATATACTCAGTAGATCCATCCCATAGGTAATTTCTGCATATTTCATCAATTCTTCTCAGGACACCTTTGGGTAAAACAAATATAGTGGCCCAGTAGCTGTACAGAGAGGTAAGTACAGAATTCACAAGGGTAAGCATTCCACTATAAGACAATTTCCTTGACCCAAAGCTCCTGATTCTGTCAGTAATTCTGTCTATGAGAACAGCACAATGCTGAATAGAGAGCCTGCCAGCAATAATAGGAACACCCAAATATTTAAATGGGGTTGTCTCTTCCATAAAACCAGAAACTTGTAAGATATCATGCTTAACTGAACTTTGTACTCCATTGAAATAAATGTTAGACTTTAGAGAATTCATTTGAAGTCCAGTAGCAGTAGAAAAGGTAGCAAAAGCTCTCAGCTAAACCATGATTGATTGTGTATCACTTTTTGAGAACAGTAATAGATCATCAGCAAAAAGGAGATGTGATAATCTAAGAGGGCCACGCAGGGGGTGAAACTTGAACTTCATAGTGACAGTGACATGGTCAAGTATCCTGGTAAGGTATTCCATTGTAATGGTGAACAACAGAGGAGAAATGGGATCTCCCTGCCTTAGGCCTTTGGCACCATGGAAATACCCAAAATTAACACCATTAAGCACTAAAGAATATGAAGCAGTTCTTACACATGTCATTACCAGGTTAGTAAAATGATCAGGAAACTTCAAAGCATGCATCATATGTTCAAGGAAATCCCAGCTTACAGAATCATAAGCCTTCTTCATATCCACCTTCATAAGGCATCTTGGTGATACAAATTTCCTATTATAAAGTCTAATGATGTCTTGATAAATCAGAATGTTCTCAACAATTGTTCTCCCCTTCACAAACCCCCCCTTGATTAGGACTAACAATGGCAGGGAGTACATCAGCTAATCTAGAacacaaaatctttgaaatggcCTTATAAATAACATTACAACATACAATGGGCCTATATTGAGTGACATTCTGAGGGATATCACATTTTGGGAGAAGAGTAATGAATGTATGATTCACTTGCTGTAAAAGTTTCCCAGTAGAAAAAAAATCAAGTACAGCTGAACATACATCATCACCAACAATGGACCAACTATCTTTAAAAAATGCACTAGAAAAACCATATGGGTCAGGGGCTTTGTGGTTAGGAATGAAAAAAATGGCATTTTTTACCTCAGATTTTGTAACAGGTCTCAGTAAAATATTCCAATGTTCCTGAGTGCAAATATTACCCAACTGGACAATTGGAGCACACAGAGGAGTAGTAGGAGTAGAAGTTCCAAGCAGATGTTCATAGTACCTCAGGAAAGCATCTTGGATTTGATCACCATCAGTAAAGGTATTGCCATTAACATCAAGGATTTTAAAAACTTTAGACTTTTTACTTCTACTCCTCAAAATACTGTGGAAGTATTTAGTGTTTTGATAACCTTGATTAACCCAAGTTGCCTTAGACTTTTGAAGCAGGAAACTGTCACAAGCTAACTAAAGATCCCTATAAATCTTTGCTGCATATTTCTCCTGGCAAACAAGGTAAGGATTAGTAGGACTCAGCTTCAATTGACTTTGAATATTATCCAAAGCTTTCCAGGCATGAGCAGAGCTGTTCTCCACATC from Silene latifolia isolate original U9 population chromosome 3, ASM4854445v1, whole genome shotgun sequence harbors:
- the LOC141649026 gene encoding uncharacterized protein LOC141649026, whose amino-acid sequence is MCDGWSVSTNTFCHPGGQVWVLWKPNVFSINFVHYSAQAIHMEVTEISTGSHFFCTMIYAFNDITERKVLWKDLMFFADSINGPWMLCGDFNCVLSPTERLGGNTTIEEMADFQACVDYCALMDCPAVGSFYAWNNKQDPSTRVYSRLDRVLVNHDWLQCRNYAYANFHNEGLFDHSPCIIQDSMGNIVGRKSFKFLTKLLKGLNKNLFVDVENSSAHAWKALDNIQSQLKLSPTNPYLVCQEKYAAKIYRDLYILRSRSKKSKVFKILDVNGNTFTDGDQIQDAFLRYYEHLLGTSTPTTPLCAPIVQLGNICTQEHWNILLRPVTKSEVKNAIFFIPNHKAPDPYGFSSAFFKDSWSIVGDDVCSAVLDFFSTGKLLQQVNHTFITLLPKCDIPQNVTQYRPIVCCNVIYKAISKILCSRLADVLPAIVSPNQGGVDMKKAYDSVSWDFLEHMMHALKFPDHFTNLLRAFATFSTATGLQMNSLKSNIYFNGVQSSVKHDILQVSGFMEETTPFKYLGVPIIAGRLSIQHCAVLIDRITDRIRSFGSRKLSYSGMLTLVNSVLTSLYSYWATIFVLPKGVLRRIDEICRNYLWDGSTEYIRAPKVSWEKVCTPKCEGGLGIRNSLYWYATAIGKLAWWVYTKPDSLWVRWVSHIYLKGQSWSSYSPKLDVSWSWMTICRIKEAFTVSFNTGHWLSHPTGYTVAGGYQWIRQKQPHVPWYKAIWNGWSVQKHTIVSWFIAREALQLKSRLFQLGISPDDLCLLCGTAPETHVHLFQQCQYTKLLLQKLSALLHIYLPQVQLLSWVQKKPWAKVKKKVTIAWIQALHYHIWLQRNQVRVDGFLSLPDRVVYDIRSVMKTHTLFWLNSVKASRDKIWISSISS